GATAGAGTCTGAACGGCTGATGTGGCCACAAACAGCGCCATTACAGGTATCAGCAGTAATTTTTTAACGGGTACATGTATCATATTGCATATGATTTCAGAAAAAGGTGGGCGGAAACATATCATGGATTCTCAATTATCTTCAGCAGTGGAAATGTATTTTATCTCTATCCCTTCAGTTTAATCAAATCGACTCAAAATCTCAGAATTGAGATTCTTATGTTGATTGTTCATCGTGATTTCTACACAGATACCAATTTATGAACTCCAATAACAGATCAAAACCCATTTTTCGTATATCAGTAATGATCCTCTGGATCGCATTGTGTTACATGGTAGCCTGGACCGGAGCGCAGGTCTCGCCCGGAATGGCTTCCCCGGAGTGGTACGATTCACTGGCAAAACCTGCATGGAATCCCCCTGCCTGGCTTTTTGGTCCCGTCTGGACTTTGCTCTACACGCTTATGGGGATCTCTGCATGGCTGGTCTGGAAAGACCATGGGTTCAAGAGTGCAAAAACCGCTCTGTCGCTCTTCCTTGTTCAGCTTGCCCTGAATGGACTCTGGTCTCAGATTTTCTTTGGCATGCAGGAAACAGGCTGGGCTTTTTTTGAAATTTTAATTCTTCTGACCGCCATTATCGCAACAACATGGCTGTTTTTCGAAAAGAATCGTCTTGCGGGCTGGCTGATGACCCCCTATATCGCGTGGGTGACCTTTGCAACCGCACTGAATGGCGCGATCTGGATGATGAACTGATTTGTCAGTTGCGCGTTGCGGGTTGTTTGTTGCATGTTGAAGGTAAAAGATTTCGATAGTCTTCTGAGATCGCAAATCACTCCAGAGACTTCGGGACCAATCTGAGATCTTCTTCTCCCGTCTCACGTTTGGCGTCCCAATACTCAATACTCAATACTCAATACTCAAAAATAAGGTACTTCTGAGATCGAATATCGCATATCACATATCTGAGATCCGCTTTTCAGTCCTGCTTATACTTAAACAGATTTTCCGCGCCTACTTTTTCTTCAGCCTGTGTTAGAGCGTACGCGCTATCGAAAAGAACAATGGGGTTTTCATCCATATCGCGCGTGATATGAGTTGAATAGGAGCTTTCCAGCTTTTCAATGATCTTTTCGCTCTCGGACGGCAGCCATCGGGCTGAATTGTATGATACGGGCTGCATATGAAGCTCCACTCCGTATTCTGTAGCCATCCGGTGTTGCACCACTTCAAACTGCAGAACGCCGACGGTTCCCAGCAAAAGCTCATTCCCCACTCCATTGGGCACTTCAAACACATGCACTACCCCCTCTTCGGAAAGCTGCTTCAGGCCTTCACGAAGCTGCTTTCTTTTGAAAGGGTCTTTCGTGGAAACCTTCATAAAATGTTCCGGGGTAAACAGGGGAATAACGTTAAAACTAACTGGTGACCCTGAATAGAGAGTGGAACCGATTCTGAAAAAACCTGGATTAAACAGGGAAACGATATCGCCCGGGTAGGCCTCTTCAAGAATGTGTCTTTCATCTCCCATCAGTGTATGGGGGGTAGACATGCGTACCTTTTTCCCTGTACCGGCATGAACCACCTCCAGGCCCCGTTTAAACTGTCCCGACGTAACCCTTACGAATGCGGCGCAGTCGCGGTGATCCGGATTCATATTGGCCTGCAGCTTAAAAATAAAACCGCTGAACGGTTCGTCAAGCCCGTGAAGCTCTCCCGAATCGTCACTGTATGCCTGGGGAGGAGGAGCCAATTCTTTAAAATAGTTCAGAAATACATCCAGCCCGAAATTATTCAGAGCTGAACCAAAAAATACAGGTGAGACCGTTCCCTTTTTGAAACCTTCTGGATCCATGCCAGAAAACATGTCTTCAATCAGCATAATCTCTTCCCTGAGAGCCTCTTTTTCTGCATCTGACAGTGAGCTCTTTTCCAGACCCTCTTCAAGGCTGCAAATTACAGTATCAGCTTTTTTTGCCCCGTGCTCACTTTTCTGATAAAGATGCAGTTCTTTGCCAATCAGGTCGTAGATACCCTGAAATTTTTGTCCGTATCCGACCGGCCAGCTTGCAGGGATGGCTTCTATACCCAATTTGTTTTCGACATTGCTGAGCACTTCCAGCGGCTCCATGCCGGGACGGTCACATTTATTCACAAATGTAATAACGGGGACCTGCCGCAGGCGGCACACTTCAAACAGTTTCTCCGTCTGCTCTTCAACGCCTTTTGCAACGTCGATCACCATGAGCCCGCTGTCGGCGGCAACCAGCGTACGAAGCGTATCCTCGGAAAAATCCTTGTGACCCGGGGTGTCGAGCAGGTTGTACCTGATATTATCTTTTTCGAACCTCAGAACAGAGGAGGTAACTGAGATGCCGCGTTCCTTTTCGATCGACATCCAGTCGGAGGCTGCATGCCGGCTCGCTTTTCTTGCACGGATAGATCCGGCTTCATGCAGGGCACCCCCATATAGAAGCAGCTTTTCCGTCAATGTAGTCTTTCCCGCATCCGGGTGAGAGATAATTGCAAATGTACGCCGTTTGGCCGCCTCTCCGGCAACGCGTCCGGGCTTTGATATTGTATCGGTTTGTGTCATGTCTGTTCTAAAATTACAAAGACTCTAAAATTACGGAAAAAGTGCTACATCTTCACTCTTTCTTACCTGAAGCTTATTTGGTTCTGAATGTATGGCATTGGTAATGACATCGACATTCCCACCGTTGAATGTGTATTAAAATATCTCAGATTTCATGCCTTCTGATTTTCAGATAATAATCTCTATATCTGGTCATGATTTTTAGCACGAAATTATTTCATAAAAGTATTCGGAACACACAGTCTATTAAAAATGTTTATATCTAGTGAACACTCAATTTAAAAACGCAAATTATGTTTAAGATAAAGAGAGTACTTTCAATTTTTGCCGCAACTGCATTTATATTTTTAATTTTTGGATTCCAGTCAACAGCGGCCCAAGACGGAACTGTTTTGGATATCATCAATGAAAGTGAGGATCATACCGTGATGGCTGAACTTCTTGAGGTTTCGGGAGTGGATGAAATGATTTCAGATGATGGTCCCTATACCGTTATTGCGCCAACGGATGAAGCGATTAATTCCATGGAGTTGGACGTGGACAAGCTGAGGGAGGATCCCGATATGGCGCATGATTTCTTGGTGAATCACATCTTTGAAGGCGA
This DNA window, taken from Rhodohalobacter mucosus, encodes the following:
- a CDS encoding TspO/MBR family protein — translated: MILWIALCYMVAWTGAQVSPGMASPEWYDSLAKPAWNPPAWLFGPVWTLLYTLMGISAWLVWKDHGFKSAKTALSLFLVQLALNGLWSQIFFGMQETGWAFFEILILLTAIIATTWLFFEKNRLAGWLMTPYIAWVTFATALNGAIWMMN
- a CDS encoding peptide chain release factor 3 — its product is MTQTDTISKPGRVAGEAAKRRTFAIISHPDAGKTTLTEKLLLYGGALHEAGSIRARKASRHAASDWMSIEKERGISVTSSVLRFEKDNIRYNLLDTPGHKDFSEDTLRTLVAADSGLMVIDVAKGVEEQTEKLFEVCRLRQVPVITFVNKCDRPGMEPLEVLSNVENKLGIEAIPASWPVGYGQKFQGIYDLIGKELHLYQKSEHGAKKADTVICSLEEGLEKSSLSDAEKEALREEIMLIEDMFSGMDPEGFKKGTVSPVFFGSALNNFGLDVFLNYFKELAPPPQAYSDDSGELHGLDEPFSGFIFKLQANMNPDHRDCAAFVRVTSGQFKRGLEVVHAGTGKKVRMSTPHTLMGDERHILEEAYPGDIVSLFNPGFFRIGSTLYSGSPVSFNVIPLFTPEHFMKVSTKDPFKRKQLREGLKQLSEEGVVHVFEVPNGVGNELLLGTVGVLQFEVVQHRMATEYGVELHMQPVSYNSARWLPSESEKIIEKLESSYSTHITRDMDENPIVLFDSAYALTQAEEKVGAENLFKYKQD
- a CDS encoding fasciclin domain-containing protein, with the translated sequence MFKIKRVLSIFAATAFIFLIFGFQSTAAQDGTVLDIINESEDHTVMAELLEVSGVDEMISDDGPYTVIAPTDEAINSMELDVDKLREDPDMAHDFLVNHIFEGEVLAEDAGPSLDVNITIADIIAVNGIVHVTDEIIKDQ